A single genomic interval of Trichosurus vulpecula isolate mTriVul1 chromosome 6, mTriVul1.pri, whole genome shotgun sequence harbors:
- the LOC118854538 gene encoding LOW QUALITY PROTEIN: protein KHNYN-like (The sequence of the model RefSeq protein was modified relative to this genomic sequence to represent the inferred CDS: substituted 1 base at 1 genomic stop codon), protein MLPSGATPGTTDRFTVPADAEDVVLKQRPQVERIFRVLLSVLEKTCPGSPHIWLQLEGPQKNVGRAKEYLKGLCNPEVWEEVTYPAVLHCVFFGAGGLFLDFLCWGTSAHMVPQAPGSLLLGGLIEAFVMAQSRMEDLLGRLRQDGLQRPQSKSAREQVTQAFKALVGSYGDEQSRALLGLPVSVQEWLLNLVEEAGREQGLPEPPLGQERSPLLFGNGGWEDPVRKTLSEGREVREDDIVSLGTRSVDQEGIREGVYAREECLPSDPGERDWERLWSVGKEDSGRIGELVREQDQHTHNVSGQRNLERPGSPREGLPGQKNWGREGIPEERNCPSRERNWGKDGFLGEKDWNGDGLTMGRDWGRDGHFGQRDCGKGGHNREEDQDRVQYLEGKGLKREEVPGDVSQGEGPQSQDHFPSPHSVKADFLLGVNQAAAGSYGHCPQAVVCDRQWRGPLIPVLQLNNGESSPPMGPNLLPGAQSTWLLSPKPGNAHSVGLKGQEPPKGSLGGTTGGSSEVTKTQRFLEALKTPFSLNLTNVPGATDLRHVIIDGSNIAMIHGLQHFFSCRGIALAVQYFWDRGHRDITVFVPQWRLRKDAKVKERHFLTKLQSLRLLSVTPSXIVEGKRITSYDDRFMVKLAEETDGIIVSNDQFRDLSEESVKWAEIIRERLLPCTFVGNIFMVPDDPLGREGPTLDEFLKKPNGPQASRGRSTGRRGPPHSRPSRPSSRARSQVRSGTHPRPLPRPRSQPRPHTRGLTESDIQPKQPEQKEEDERISGLRRARETEQLRHKLLEVFWGQDHKVDFILQRNPSNRDLNQLSDALLSLNF, encoded by the coding sequence ATGCTCCCCTCGGGGGCCACTCCTGGGACCACGGACCGTTTCACGGTGCCGGCCGATGCGGAGGACGTGGTGCTTAAACAGCGGCCTCAAGTGGAACGTATCTTCAGGGTGCTGCTGAGTGTCCTTGAGAAGACCTGCCCGGGGAGCCCCCACATCTGGCTGCAGCTGGAGGGGCCCCAAAAGAACGTGGGCAGAGCCAAGGAGTACCTGAAAGGCCTTTGTAACCCGGAAGTGTGGGAGGAAGTCACCTATCCTGCAGTCCTGCACTGTGTCTTCTTTGGAGCTGGGGGTCTCTTCCTAGATTTCCTGTGTTGGGGTACCTCAGCTCACATGGTGCCCCAAGCCCCAGGCTCTCTGTTACTGGGGGGCCTGATTGAAGCCTTTGTCATGGCCCAGAGCAGGATGGAAGATCTGTTAGGGCGACTGAGGCAAGATGGTCTCCAGAGGCCACAGTCCAAGAGTGCCAGGGAACAAGTGACTCAGGCCTTCAAGGCCCTGGTTGGAAGCTATGGGGATGAACAATCCAGGGCTCTCCTGGGTTTGCCGGTGTCTGTCCAGGAGTGGCTGTTAAACTTGGTAGAAGAGGCAGGTAGGGAGCAAGGGCTGCCAGAACCTCCTCTAGGGCAAGAGAGGAGCCCACTTCTATTTGGGAATGGTGGTTGGGAGGACCCCGTCAGAAAGACTCTGAGTGAGGGCAGAGAAGTCAGGGAAGATGACATTGTCTCATTGGGCACAAGGTCTGTTGACCAGGAAGGTATTAGGGAAGGGGTTTATGCTAGGGAAGAGTGTCTGCCTTCTGATCCTggagagagagactgggaaagACTATGGTCTGTGGGAAAGGAGGATTCTGGGAGGATTGGAGAACTGGTCAGGGAACAGGACCAGCATACACATAATGTCTCTGGGCAAAGAAACTTGGAGAGACCAGGGAGTCCCAGGGAGGGATTACCTGGGCAGAAgaactggggaagggaagggatccCTGAGGAGAGAAATTGTCCATCTAGGGAAAGGAACTGGGGGAAGGATGGGTTCCTTGGGGAGAAAGATTGGAATGGGGATGGCTTGACTATGGGGAGAGACTGGGGCAGAGATGGGCACTTTGGGCAGAGGGATTGTGGGAAAGGGGGACATAATAGGGAGGAGGACCAGGACAGAGTACAGTATCTGGAAGGAAAAGGCTTAAAAAGAGAAGAGGTACCTGGTGATGTATCTCAAGGAGAAGGTCCCCAGAGCCAGGATCACTTCCCAAGCCCACACTCTGTCAAGGCTGACTTCCTCCTGGGGGTGAATCAGGCTGCAGCTGGTTCCTATGGCCATTGTCCTCAGGCAGTGGTGTGTGACCGGCAGTGGAGGGGCCCCCTAATTCCCGTCCTTCAGCTCAACAATGGAGAATCCTCCCCACCAATGGGGCCCAACCTTCTACCTGGGGCTCAGTCCACATGGCTTCTTTCTCCAAAGCCCGGGAATGCGCATTCAGTGGGACTTAAGGGGCAGGAGCCTCCAAAGGGAAGCTTAGGTGGCACCACTGGTGGTAGCTCTGAGGTGACCAAAACCCAGCGCTTTCTGGAGGCCCTGAAGACCCCGTTTTCTTTGAACCTCACTAATgtgcctggtgcaacagatcttcGACATGTTATCATCGATGGCAGCAATATAGCTATGATCCATGGCCTCCAGCATTTCTTCTCCTGCCGGGGCATAGCCTTAGCTGTGCAGTATTTCTGGGATCGGGGGCACCGGGACATCACTGTCTTTGTGCCTCAGTGGCGCCTTAGGAAGGATGCCAAGGTGAAAGAACGTCATTTCCTGACTAAACTACAGTCCCTCCGCCTGCTTTCTGTCACCCCCTCTTGAattgtggaagggaagaggattaCCTCCTATGATGACAGGTTCATGGTGAAGCTGGCAGAAGAAACTGATGGCATCATCGTTTCCAACGACCAGTTCCGGGACTTGTCAGAggaatctgtgaaatgggcagaaaTCATCAGAGAGCGTCTGCTGCCTTGCACTTTTGTGGGGAACATCTTCATGGTCCCAGATGATCCACTGGGGCGTGAAGGCCCCACCCTGGATGAGTTCCTCAAGAAACCAAATGGGCCGCAGGCTTCGAGAGGTCGCTCAACTGGTCGCCGAGGGCCTCCCCATAGTCGACCTTCCCGACCCAGCTCCAGGGCCCGATCCCAGGTTCGATCCGGAACCCACCCTCGACCTCTACCTCGACCTCGATCTCAGCCTCGACCTCATACCAGAGGCCTGACAGAATCTGACATTCAGCCAAAGCAGCCAGAGcaaaaggaggaagatgagagaATTAGTGGCTTACGAAGGGCAAGAGAGACTGAGCAGCTCCGGCACAAGCTTCTGGAGGTGTTTTGGGGACAGGACCATAAGGTGGACTTCATCCTACAGCGGAACCCCTCTAATAGGGACCTCAACCAGCTGTCAGATGCCCTGCTCAGTCTGAACTTCTGA